A single window of Pyrus communis chromosome 10, drPyrComm1.1, whole genome shotgun sequence DNA harbors:
- the LOC137747284 gene encoding uncharacterized protein: MPKDRRGRSVSRDRYRASPYPCSSSHTRWSSPKIPSETEDNLKEWEEARCPVCLEHPHNAVLLICSSYAKGCRPYMCDTSYRHSNCLDQYCKSFSAETSPTIPPEGATQISDTQLSPSETLESTITQVQNDITIEDELSSMNSVSCEHQAEPKLVCPLCRGEITDWIIVEPARCFMNAKSRNCSCETCNYNGTYADLRKHARLEHPLVRPSEADPERQRTWRSLERQRDIADLFSSIQSSVGEDRGDDSSSLPADDGAGWLTIFFLVRVVRPGSSSRSSSWYGTTRTRAQVSMRRRSNRLWGESYEGEAASSTVEEDNESSDGDSGVRRRSARLRRRTTPDNHQP; encoded by the coding sequence ATGCCTAAGGATAGAAGGGGACGTTCTGTTTCTCGTGATAGGTATAGAGCATCTCCTTATCCATGCAGCTCCAGTCATACAAGGTGGTCGTCGCCCAAAATTCCTTCAGAAACCGAGGACAATTTGAAAGAATGGGAAGAAGCCAGATGCCCTGTTTGCTTGGAGCATCCACACAATGCTGTTCTCCTAATATGTTCATCCTATGCGAAGGGGTGCCGCCCTTACATGTGTGACACAAGCTACCGCCATTCAAACTGTCTAGACCAGTATTGCAAGTCATTTTCGGCAGAAACCTCACCAACTATCCCGCCAGAAGGAGCAACTCAGATTTCAGATACTCAGTTGTCTCCATCTGAAACTCTTGAATCAACAATTACTCAAGTGCAAAATGATATTACAATTGAGGATGAGCTCTCCTCCATGAATTCCGTATCTTGTGAGCATCAGGCAGAGCCGAAGCTTGTGTGCCCCCTCTGCCGTGGGGAGATAACAGATTGGATTATTGTGGAGCCTGCTCGTTGTTTCAtgaatgcaaaatcaagaaattgTTCTTGTGAGACATGTAATTATAACGGAACCTATGCAGATCTCAGGAAGCATGCGAGGCTGGAGCATCCATTAGTGCGCCCATCAGAGGCAGACCCAGAGCGACAGCGTACCTGGAGGAGTTTGGAGCGACAGAGGGATATTGCTGACCTGTTCAGCTCAATCCAATCTTCAGTTGGAGAGGATAGGGGTGATGATAGCAGTAGTTTGCCGGCTGATGACGGTGCGGGCTGGCTAACCATATTCTTTCTAGTTAGAGTAGTTCGACCTGGGTCCAGTTCGAGGAGCAGCAGCTGGTATGGAACCACAAGAACCAGAGCACAAGTTAGTATGAGAAGGAGATCAAACAGACTATGGGGGGAGAGCTACGAGGGCGAAGCTGCATCTTCAACCGTAGAAGAGGATAACGAGTCTTCAGACGGTGACTCAGGTGTCAGGAGGCGCAGTGCGCGCCTCCGGCGACGGACAACACCAGACAACCACCAGCCATGA
- the LOC137747148 gene encoding acyl-protein thioesterase 1-like, translated as MSFTGPSVGSGGRTARRAFEFGRTYVVRPKGKHQATVVWLHGLGDNGSSWSQLLESLPLPNIKWICPTAPTQPIAIFGGFPSTAWFNVGELSEDAPDDVEGLDASAAHVANLLSTEPDDIKLGVGGFSMGAATALYSAACFVTRKYGNGNQYPCNLSAVVGLSGWLPCSKTLSKKLEEVDEAARRAASIPLLLCHGKSDNVVSYKFGEKSSQSLRSNGFQDVTFKSYNALGHYTIPEEMDEVCAWLRSKLGLDGTSS; from the exons GTGGTAGAACTGCTAGAAGGGCGTTTGAGTTTGGAAGAACCTATGTAGTCAGACCTAAGGGCAAACACCAGGCCACTGTAGTTTGGTTACATGGCCTCGGCGATAATGGTTCAAG CTGGTCACAGCTCTTGGAATCCCTCCCTCTTCCAAAT ATTAAGTGGATTTGTCCAACTGCTCCTACTCAACCAATTGCGATTTTTGGTGGCTTTCCCTCCACTGctt GGTTTAATGTTGGAGAACTTTCAGAAGATGCTCCGGATGATGTAGAGGGTTTGGATGCTTCTGCAGCACATGTTGCGAATTTGTTATCAACAGAGCCTGATGACA TTAAACTTGGAGTTGGAGGGTTTAGTATGGGTGCAGCTACAGCCCTATACTCTGCGGCCTGCTTTGTTACAAGAAAATATGGGAATGGTAATCAATACCCATGCAATCTGAGTGCGGTTGTTGGACTGAGCGGATGGCTTCCATGTTCCAA GACCTTGAGTAAGAAGTTAGAAGAAGTAGATGAAGCTGCAAGGCGTGCTGCCTCCATTCCGCTTTTGTTATGTCATGGGAAAA GTGATAATGTGGTTTCTTACAAGTTTGGTGAGAAATCGTCGCAGTCCTTAAGGTCAAATGGCTTTCAGGACGTGACATTCAAATCCTATAACGC GCTTGGTCATTATACAATCCCGGAAGAGATGGACGAGGTTTGTGCTTGGCTAAGGTCAAAACTGGGGCTTGACGGGACTTCTTCGTAG
- the LOC137747150 gene encoding deSI-like protein At4g17486 isoform X2, whose product MGSESTSLRGGGIENSRKGNETQVVLNVYDLTPLNNYTVWFGLGIFHSGIEVHGKEYGFGAHDFPVSGVFEVEPRSCPGFIYRCSIQLGRINMLPSEFRTFIENVAAEYHGDTYHLITKNCNHFTDEMAFRLTEKRIPGWVNRLARLGALCSCLLPESLQVTTVKQIPEYHHESDGTETLSITTPRESAEVDDDQEKRLLSPLASLSPVAGSGDVTFVKEAQK is encoded by the exons ATGGGGTCGGAGAGCACCTCTCTACGCGGCGGCGGGATTGAAAACAGCAGAAAGGGCAACGAGACTCAGGTGGTGTTGAATGTCTACGACCTCACCCCCCTCAATAATTACACCGTCTGGTTCGGTCTCGGAATCTTTCACTCCGGTATTGAAG TCCATGGCAAAGAGTACGGTTTTGGAGCCCATGACTTCCCAGTTAGCGGAGTTTTTGAAGTGGAACCAAGGAGCTGCCCAGGTTTTATTTATCGATGTTCCATTCAACTTGgccgcataaatatgcttcccTCTGAATTTCGGACATTTATTGAGAATGTTGCGGCAGAGTATCATGGGGATACCTATCATCTCATCACCAAGAATTGCAACCATTTCACAGATGAGATGGCATTTAGGTTGACAGAAAAACGGATTCCTGGATGGGTGAATCGGCTTGCTCGTCTAG GTGCCTTATGCAGTTGTCTTCTCCCCGAAAGTCTTCAAGTGACCACTGTTAAACAAATACCTGAATACCATCACGAGTCAG ATGGTACTGAAACTCTATCAATCACAACGCCTCGTGAGTCAGCGGAAGTTGATGACGATCAAGAAAAACGCCTACTGTCCCCACTGGCTTCACTTTCACCCGTGGCGGGAAGTGGAGATGTAACTTTTGTTAAAGAGGCTcaaaagtga
- the LOC137747150 gene encoding deSI-like protein At4g17486 isoform X1 → MGSESTSLRGGGIENSRKGNETQVVLNVYDLTPLNNYTVWFGLGIFHSGIEVHGKEYGFGAHDFPVSGVFEVEPRSCPGFIYRCSIQLGRINMLPSEFRTFIENVAAEYHGDTYHLITKNCNHFTDEMAFRLTEKRIPGWVNRLARLGALCSCLLPESLQVTTVKQIPEYHHESEDGTETLSITTPRESAEVDDDQEKRLLSPLASLSPVAGSGDVTFVKEAQK, encoded by the exons ATGGGGTCGGAGAGCACCTCTCTACGCGGCGGCGGGATTGAAAACAGCAGAAAGGGCAACGAGACTCAGGTGGTGTTGAATGTCTACGACCTCACCCCCCTCAATAATTACACCGTCTGGTTCGGTCTCGGAATCTTTCACTCCGGTATTGAAG TCCATGGCAAAGAGTACGGTTTTGGAGCCCATGACTTCCCAGTTAGCGGAGTTTTTGAAGTGGAACCAAGGAGCTGCCCAGGTTTTATTTATCGATGTTCCATTCAACTTGgccgcataaatatgcttcccTCTGAATTTCGGACATTTATTGAGAATGTTGCGGCAGAGTATCATGGGGATACCTATCATCTCATCACCAAGAATTGCAACCATTTCACAGATGAGATGGCATTTAGGTTGACAGAAAAACGGATTCCTGGATGGGTGAATCGGCTTGCTCGTCTAG GTGCCTTATGCAGTTGTCTTCTCCCCGAAAGTCTTCAAGTGACCACTGTTAAACAAATACCTGAATACCATCACGAGTCAG AAGATGGTACTGAAACTCTATCAATCACAACGCCTCGTGAGTCAGCGGAAGTTGATGACGATCAAGAAAAACGCCTACTGTCCCCACTGGCTTCACTTTCACCCGTGGCGGGAAGTGGAGATGTAACTTTTGTTAAAGAGGCTcaaaagtga